The window TTGTGATTCGGAGGTTAATGCTACCGTCAGACCTAAAACCCACAACGCGAACATTACAGAGAAAATAACGACGCATTCTTTAATGTTCTTCGCCATAAATCCATAGAGGAATACAGAAGCTCCCGGGATAAGTAGAATTGCAAAGGTTTCCCAAAAGTTGGAGAGGGGAGTAGGATTCTCAAAGGGGTGGGTGCTGTTAGCATTAAAAAATCCCCCGCCATTTGTGCCAAGTTGTTTAATGGCAACCTGTGAGGCTACAGGTCCCATCGGCAAAATTTGCGCTTCATTCTCTAATGTCGTCACAGGCACATAAGGACTAATGTTTTGTATGACGCCTTCCCCAACCAAAAAAAGTGAAAAGATCACGCATAATGGAAGGAATAAATAGACGATAGTGCGTGTCATATCATTCCAAAAATTCCCTATAGTAAAAGTGGAACGTCTGATAATACCCCGGATGAAGGCTACTAGAACAGCTAAACCCGTGGCAGCACTGACAAAGTTTTGTACTGTAAGCGCCATCATTTGGGTGAAGTAGCTAAGCGTAACTTCGCCTCCATAAGCCTGCCAGTTAGTATTGGTCACAAAACTTGCTGCCGTATTAAACGCCAGCCAAAATTCTACACCTCCTAAACCTTGTGGGTTTAGTGGTAAATATCCCTGTGCCAACTGTAGTGTCAGAACGAAAAGAAATCCTAACAGATTAAAGACAAGCAATGCCTTGGCATATTCCTTCCATGACATTTCTAAATCAGGTTGAATATTGCAGAATCTATAAATGAGTTTTTCAAAACTCCCAAGGAAAAAGGTGTTTCTTGAGGGGGAGGCTTTATAGATGCCTGCCAAATAACGTCCTAATAAGGGCGAAAAGAGAAGAAACAAAACAATAAATAATCCAAGTTCAAGCCAAGAATTCGTCATCGCAATACCTTAGAATTTTTCGGGATAGAGAATTGTATAAGTCAAATAGACCAAAAGAAGTGCACAGACGGCGCCTCCCCATATAAACTCATTGTACATGGCTTTTCCATTATGAGGTGTTAATAATCTGATGCCAGATTAAAATTAAATTGTAAATATGTGACGTGAATGTAATTTCAATTAATTCATTTTATTTGGTATAAAGAAGCCTATTCATGTAGGAGAATACATAGTATGGTCGCTGCCAACGTTAAGAAACTAGGTGAGTCTTTGCGCCTAGCAAGAGAAGAAAAAAACTTTTCTTTGAAAGAAGTCGAGAATGCAACATCCATTCGTATGAGCTATCTTAAAGCTATTGAGGAAGGTGAAGTAGATAAACTTATTTCTCCAGTCTACGCTCAAGGTTTTGTAAAACAGTACGCAATATTTCTCGGTTTAGAAGGCGACAACATTATCCGCGAATACCAAAACTGCTTTGGCAGAATTGACAAACAAGACTTCGATTATGGCATTGGCACTTTAGAGAAGAGGGGTAACCCCGGGTCTTCAGGGCGTTTCATGCCTCTTGCTGCATATAGCATCGCCGCTGTGGCAATTGTTATTGTCGCTTGGTACTTCGCAGATTATGTAGGCTTGATTTAATATGTCGCGTCCCCGGGCAACCATTGGAGCTTTTCTTTCTGGCATGTGTATCGGCGCAGCAGATCTCGTACCCGGTATCTCAGGCGGAACTGTCGCACTGATTCTGGGGATGTATGGCGCTATCATCAATGGTCTACGCAGCATTGATGGTGATTTTTTTAAACTGCTTTTCAGGGGGCAATTCAAAGATGCTTCTGTCCTCGTGCCATTAGGCTTTTTAGGCGCTGTTGTCGGTGGGATGCTCTTTTCCATTGCTACCCTTGTTCATGTTATCAAAGCGATCTTAGCTGATCCTGTATATAAGCCCATGCTCTATGCCCTTTTTCTGGGCTTGGTGCTGGCCTCTGCCGTTCTCATTTTCCGCCGCATACAGAATTTTAAACCTATTTACCTATTATGGGGCCTTCTTGCTGCAGGTGCTGCTTTTTATCTTTCGGGTCTAGAGCTTCCAAAGCAAGCGATTACTTCTTCATATAGTGCAGTCGTAGATTTATGGGCCTTTTTTTGCGGTATGCTTGGAATCTGTGCAATGCTTCTACCGGGAATTTCTGGTGGATATCTACTGAATGTTCTTGGTATGTATGGCAACATTATTGATGCACTTTCCACCTTTATTCATGGCATTGTCCATTTTCATATGGAATGGGCAGCATTCTTTCTCCTTTTAAATCTTGGCCTTGGAGTACTCATCGGAGCAATCGTATTCTCAAGAGCTATCAGCTGGGCCCTTACCAATTACCACGATCTTACTATCTCAGTTCTTGTTGGATTTATGCTAGGCGCCTTAAGAAGTGTGTGGCCTTTTATCAATGATATCAATGAACCCTTTCTTCCACCCTTTACTGAACCTCTTCTCTGGTCGGCCGTTGCGCT is drawn from Parachlamydiales bacterium and contains these coding sequences:
- a CDS encoding helix-turn-helix domain-containing protein; this translates as MVAANVKKLGESLRLAREEKNFSLKEVENATSIRMSYLKAIEEGEVDKLISPVYAQGFVKQYAIFLGLEGDNIIREYQNCFGRIDKQDFDYGIGTLEKRGNPGSSGRFMPLAAYSIAAVAIVIVAWYFADYVGLI
- a CDS encoding DUF368 domain-containing protein, translated to MSRPRATIGAFLSGMCIGAADLVPGISGGTVALILGMYGAIINGLRSIDGDFFKLLFRGQFKDASVLVPLGFLGAVVGGMLFSIATLVHVIKAILADPVYKPMLYALFLGLVLASAVLIFRRIQNFKPIYLLWGLLAAGAAFYLSGLELPKQAITSSYSAVVDLWAFFCGMLGICAMLLPGISGGYLLNVLGMYGNIIDALSTFIHGIVHFHMEWAAFFLLLNLGLGVLIGAIVFSRAISWALTNYHDLTISVLVGFMLGALRSVWPFINDINEPFLPPFTEPLLWSAVALTILGFTAVSTAHNLALKAKANV
- the kdpA gene encoding potassium-transporting ATPase subunit KdpA, which encodes MTNSWLELGLFIVLFLLFSPLLGRYLAGIYKASPSRNTFFLGSFEKLIYRFCNIQPDLEMSWKEYAKALLVFNLLGFLFVLTLQLAQGYLPLNPQGLGGVEFWLAFNTAASFVTNTNWQAYGGEVTLSYFTQMMALTVQNFVSAATGLAVLVAFIRGIIRRSTFTIGNFWNDMTRTIVYLFLPLCVIFSLFLVGEGVIQNISPYVPVTTLENEAQILPMGPVASQVAIKQLGTNGGGFFNANSTHPFENPTPLSNFWETFAILLIPGASVFLYGFMAKNIKECVVIFSVMFALWVLGLTVALTSESQINPVLGVQPVLEGQEVRFGPMNSVLWAVSTTATSNGSVNSMLSSLSPLAGGIALFNIILGEVIFGGVGVGLCSMFMFILLTVFLAGLMVGRTPEYMGKKIEKREIQWVMLSILAPTALILLGAGLSAVLPTALESLGNGGPHGLSEILFAFSSAAGNNGSAFAGLNANVPYYNILLGIVMLLARLAILIPSIAIAGSLAEKKYSNPTIGTFSTQTPLFGILLFSVILIIAALSAFPALSLGPIAEQFLMQQGRTF